The sequence TTATGTACAACGTATtggaatatttcttttaaataccTTGGCATGTCGGGTGACAGGAAGAGAGAAACGTTTATTAGGCAATTTAGGTTGCATCAAAACAATGCTTGAATTAATAAGATATAGAGTAGAATCTGGTACATTTGATGATGTATTGGAAGTAGCATGGTCCACTATGTGGAATGTAACTGATGAAACTCCTGTAAATTGTCAACGATTTTTTTTCGAAGATGGAATGTCCCTATTTCTCAAATGTGTAAAGGTGCGTATTTCTGTTTTCGTTTGTTTTATCAATGAATTTTATGTTCATAAACTTATGTATATATCCAGAAATAAGTTTCAGAAGTCAACAAGTTCTTAGGATTCACGAATGCCATTTACTTTTACAGCAATATCCTCataaagaagaattattaaaaaatatgatgGGGTTACTTGGTAATGTTGCCGAAGTACAATATCTCAGAGTACATTTTATGCAACAACCGTATATGAACGTTTTTGCAAATTTACTTCTTACTGTCAGTGAAGGCATTGAGGTATTTAAACAAGTATATATTGTAAGCTTTGTTGAGAactgtatttttatataatttattctgttGTTAGGTACCATATAATGCCGTTGGTATATTAGCTCATATAGCTTCGGATGGCCCTGAAGCATGGACAATCGAAAAACCTAGTCGAAATGAGGTGCTTGAACTTATGGTTGAAGCTATCGAACGATGGGATATATCATCAGAACGCAATATTAATTATCGTTCATTTCTACCATTATTACGTTTATTAGACATATATCATACACCACAGTGTCAACATTGGGCAGTTTGGGCACTTGCTAATCTTACAACTGTTTATCGTAAGTACacgttcaattttattaaaaatgcttTTACAATTCTTacgatttcaaatttttaaattatactaaaactatttattaacAGCTCATAAATATTGCATATTGGTTATACGAGAAAATGGTCTTGAAAAATTGGAGACTTTAATGTCAGATCCAAGACCATATGAGCGTATAAAAGAGCTAGCGCATATTGTAGTTGAAAATTGTTGTCACTATAGTAATAATACTAGTGATTTAAATGCTCATTCACCTTTAGATGGAGACTATAATTTAGACGATTGAAAGTCATTTGTATGATTATAATTCAAACGTAACATCGTCAAAAGTAGGATATTTTATAACTATAATAAAGTCTTCTAAGTAATAGTGTGAGTAagattataataacaatatactGAAATATGTGTACGTTTATTTGccaaattgtaaatttcagATTAAATGCTCAAAGAATCCTACTCACACtttcatataaaaatttcattacataGTTTATTAATTACGTGTTATAAAGTATTTCTAAAGTATGCGTCGaattattaatgtattaataatattaatgaggaaatattaattatcaaagtaCTTTTGATGTTCATTATCAATCTTTCTAAACAATATTTAAAGttacatattttttgtttatgtAAATAGTTATGCTGTATTataaacaagaaaaaattagaactaaaataaaattatatttccttATTTCAAATAGCAGCAATGAATTAAAGTTTGATATTTAAAGTTTATGTTTCGTACATCTGTATGTATTCTGTGTAGATATTTGTATCATAAATAACTGTTTCAGTTGccattaaattttatttagtgACAAAAGCTTTTAAATAAAGGAATACGTTAAGCTGTTATGTAAATAGAACTAAAATAACGAAATAAGATGAATTAGGTTTACGAATTTGTACATCTCTATTATTAAAATCGAAATTCTTTAACTTaatgataatattattaaataaaaataaatgttaaaatgAACATTATCATTTACcatcaatttataaaatttagttaCTGATTTAAAAGATACTTTAACATAGCAATTGTGTGAACTGTTCTCTAAATGATTGTTATCATAATCATTATGTAACATTAACGTACACGTGTAATAAATTGCAAAAAATTCTGATCTGTTTAATGTATAACATAAACTCATgcatataaaattgaattttggtTGCGTTTTTTATCCTTTGCAATCCTTTTCATCcttattacataaaaataaaaaataatttcaattcttgTATCTACATATAAGTGAAcgattatatatttttttaataaactagaattaaaaatttcatactACAATTGGATCTAAATATTcttaaaattatatgaaagaatttaatttctcaGATATTATTTCAGTTTTCAAATTATGCAGCATGGTATAGACAGACTTAAATAGCGAATTAAGAACTATTTCCTTTACAACACCCATGATGTGTTAGTGAAAATAggtttattgaaaattattaatttgttatttactatttatttttaataaataaattatgtaatGTTATTAAAGCATAAAAATGAGTCAAGATAGTGTTAATTTCCGGTTCTGTTCCTGTATTCCCAACGATCGTTAGGAGTTAGAAGAAGAGTGACGCCACAGCCCAGAGAGAAGACGACATTTTATCAGAACCGCGCGTCCACGGCATGACCGAGGAATTTCGTGctgattatttcaattttattatagaaattttaCCGGTTATTATACTATAAAAAGGTTCACGAGCTTTTTGTTCGTGTAAGGTAAGTTGCCGTTTGTTCGCGTGCACGCATTTTCttgaatttatgaaatttcgaaatttttacaaaatgtgGCCATTAATTTCGAGTATAGAGGAGGAAGTTATTGATTTTTGTAATGAAAATACATtagattttttcaaaaattacatGCTTcagtatataaatattttcaatactctacaatttttatattcattaaACGTTACTGTTTTCCGAAACACTTTGCTTAAAGAACGTGagtaattaagaataatcGTACATGCTGTGatgtatatatttcatttaaactgaTTTAGTTagacaaaaaataatttgggAATAATATTCGTTATAATACTTTTACAGATATGTATCTAtagaaaaaattacaatacTGTCACGAAGTTTTAAGCCCATGTTTATCAAGATAAAATTAATCTCTAAAGTTTACTGTTGATTATAAGTTTAGAAACGTATATTGTATGAATACATTTTTTTCCCTTTGTTgaagttttttttttagattttttactttgaattttacaataaaCAAGTACATATTTATGGTATTTGAATAAATGTAATTAACTGTTAATTGAAAActgtaatttatataaatgtaCTTAAATGTTTTAATCCAACACATAAACATTCTTGTTTTCTCTATAGACCTTTGACACCATATCTGAAGTCTATAACTCATCTATAAGTCATAATTATGAGTTATAGCTACAATAAATGCAGGTTGGTAACAAATTACATATGCATATGAACTTCAATTTTGTTTTCACTTTAGGTTTTTAATTggtttatttcaataatacaGATGTGTCTACTTCTTAATTTAGTTTTTCATTATAAGCCATTTGTTTCCAaggaataatttttcttttcttgtaGCTCCAGTATGAGCTCTCGTGGCCGTGGATTTAATTCACGCGGTGGAAGCTCCTACAGAGGCAGAGGGGGCGGTGGTGGAAACGAATGGAACAGTGGATCAACAGGAGGAAACATGTCTAGTAGAGGAGGTTATTCCTCGTCTAGAGGTGGAAGATTTAAATATTCCACTACCGGTTATGATTCTCGTTCAAAATACAATTCTGGTtagttaaaatttcataatttttattcaaaatttttgtataacaGTATTTCAGAATAagaaattatgtttttaatagGAGGTTCTGAAAGATATTCAAGTAGAGGAGGCAGAGGTGAacattcaaatagttataaaagACCAAGGGTGTGTAcatgaaaatatgaataattatagattaaaattatcatgatcattttaaatatgtatTCCATCATATAGGAGTCTTATTCGGGAAGAGACGATCATCGGTCGTCGAGTGATTCTACCCGCAAAAGGATGAGAAGTGATTCCTACCAGGTATGTATTTCATGATACGCATACAAATATTAGACTTTTGTTTCGGTATCCTGCCGTGCTGTGGTCAAGTATCATTTTTCTATTGAAAGCCCTGCTTTAcagaaaatttttacattttttaattatgtagCATGAGAAAACGATGGTCCTGAAAGATTTTCACTGAGAAGATTTAAGCATGAAATTTAAGATTTGCGTTACATGTACGAAGTATTTTCAGGACACTCGTCTAGAcatatacataaaaaaaaaaaagaaagaaatagtaGGCAAGGCATTCATAAGTCGTCATACTTTCCTTTCAAGCGACGAGCCAACGGCTACTTGAACACCCATTCTTTTTGCGTTGGGACACTACTGGTGGAACACTGCGAAAACATCACATAATTAAAAGATGAAATACACCTAGATGGTACTTGTATTATTACCTGCACACAGTTGCGTTAAATGTCGAGAACAAGTTGAAAAATATCAGAACAATATCAGAACAAATgaatatagatatatataaaagtatgaattttaaaatactgaCATTACATCAGTATTGTTCTCTATGTAAAGCAATAATATGCAACTGAACCAGTTTTCTGCTCAGTGCAGATCAGTTATTGAAAGTTGAAAGCATCCCTGCATTGCCACTCCGCAAAAATTTCTAATGAACACTGATTTATGCAGTTTTCCAAATTACATCAGTTGAAACTGTTCAGTGAGATAATGAATAATCATAGACCTTTCCAATATAAAGGACACGCAGTCTGTGTTATGTTCAATCGAAAATGACCGAGAAACATCAAACTTTTCTAAACGTATAACTATACCTTATACCTCCAAAAACTAAAATATATGATGGAAagttttaaaaagaaaagcaatGCAAATACATACCAGTATTTTTCTTACATACTTTACccttaaagaaaaatatacaaggAGATAACATTAGAACTACAATTTTGTTAGCTTTGTTTGATTTCTTCATCTGTGTAAGCACGTGTGAAACATAGAACATTGTCTGAGAATGATTTACAAGTAAGACTACATAACAACGTATCTatctttatattattaaaattggaaaGGTCTATCAACAATTAATCCAGAATCATACagaattcaatttatttgatatCTTCAAGAAAATGAATGCTGATCATAGCTACTATTCAGAGATTGTATCTACGActgaaacgaaaaaaaaaaaaaaaatgctatGTTTTTCGAAAAGTAaagatcatttttaatataaaaaaaaaagcggtACGCAAACTGTTACTTATATTTGAGATATGAAAGATAAAACTTAGGTGCTTTTCAAGCTTAGGCGAGGTAAATCTATATCTTGGTGATCCAACGGGAATGGGTGTAGTGACCGTAACAGTACAAGGTTGGATGATTTTGTACTAAATGATTGGCACTATAAATGAGATGTAAATGAGGGAATGAAAAAGAATCGACAGAAtggaattagaaaaaaaaaaaaaaaaaataataatgtatgGAGAATATGTGGATAGGAGGGAAGAAAGGGGAGGAATGTGTATAGAGTAAAAGAGAGAAGGGCAGGAAAAGAGAAACATACAATGGGAAGGAGCACAATTGAATTTGATTTGGCAGGGTGGAGGTAGCGGTAGCGGCTCACAGAGGTATTCTTCATCGTACGGCGGTTCGTCTGCGTCAGCTGCATATGACGATAATAAGGGGTCGTCATCCTCGGCTGTTTATGAGGACAAGAGACAGAGCGAACGTGCCTCGTCATATCATCGTTCAGAGGACCGTCATTCAGCATCACGGAGCTATGCACCTCCACCACCCCCTCGAATAAGTGAAATGGCACCTCCGACTCAAAGATATACCTCGAGCCGAGGGCGAATATCGCATCAAAGCTCAAACTACAGAGGTCGCATTTCAACTCGCGGCAGCGGTAGAGGGGGTGGATTCCATCGCATGAGCTCTCGATCGGACGTCATCATGGCTCGCAAGCGTACTCTGCACTCGCTCGACTATCGACGCAAGCTGCTAGGATCGCGATCGCGAGACTACATCCAGCGTGTGCGCATGACCACAACCAAATTGCGCAGgaggtaattaattaataaatcactTACCAACCGCAATACCGTCCTAGTAGCCTGCTTGCTTATTTGTCAGTAAACGAACTGACTATATCTGACTATAATGACCTGAGAGTCAAGACGATGATAGACATATAtggtaaaagaaaacaaaaaaaaaatgacacAAATGATCGCACGAAACCAATATTCTATAACCGAGAGGCAAACTTTTAGCAGGGTTCTAATAAAGAGGGAATTGATTCTGATATGCATAAATACAATACatctatatatataatatatataaaaaaaaaaaatatatcatcAAAATACAATGTAATTACTTTTGATATGAGAACTACTATAATACTTGTACTTTACGAGATCATTGTTTATCGTTCTTACACATAGCGGTGACTAAAGCAAAATATAAGAACGTTGTTTCTTACACATATTTTAAGACGCGAAAATGCGGAGACATAAGAGCACGATGCAGTGCAAAAAGGCTGAATAGTTAAGACCTTTATTGCAATACGAAATGCATTCATTATGGGGGATATAAGAAACATATACTATCGCGATATTTGTTGTATAATCAACtaagaaaacaaaattttgatTGATGGTATAATGAAAGACAAAGGAACCAGAACAAGACTAAGGGAAATAATGTAAATCAAAACAAAATTGCTGTGTCGTTAGTAGCGGTACTACTAGGCTATCCGGAAGTAAAAAGGAGTCCGGCTCCGGAACCAGCATGAAGGACAAGGATAGAGAGATGACCAAAGCTATTAACGCTGAATTTTCTGATGACGATGAAGAAGATGAtgataataaaagtaattggGATGATGATGAAAAGGTAACTCCATAAGTTTGTTAGGACGTTCCGTTTTTCATTATGCggcaataattaatatattattaattatcatacTTATAACGTTTACCAACATTAATTCAGCCACATGAACGTGATGATGaggaagaagatgaagaggaagagaaaaagaaaaaagatgaaaaaagaaagaaagaaaaacaagatAGAGAAAGACAAAATACTGACgacgaagaagagaaagaagatgAGATAAAGGAAGAGGAGGATGATCGAAAACATGAGGTAAGACCATTGTAATAAAACTGCTGGTACATTAATGTTATCAGTTGTTTGTAATGTCTATATTTTAGGACGATGAAGACGATGGGGACGACGAAGAAAGAGAtgatgaaaatgataaaacagATCATGGTAGAACTGGTTCGGAGGAATTACCGAGTAGAAGAGATGGAAGGAAATTCATTAAACTAACTTGTCCGCATTGCGCTCATCGAAGCGTTACTTTCAAAGAGTATTCGCTACATTTGTATTCGGGTCGTCACAGCGCAGCAATGAGACGAATCGCATCGCGGCACAAAGCAACTTTAACCCGTATGCGCGTTTTGCAACGACAAGACCAACGACGCGTGGAAGCCCGCGATGCTGCGCGTGGTACTCTACCCTCTCGCACCATGTTCTGTCCTATTTGTAAACTTAATTACCGTTCCCTTAAAGCAGTACATCAGCTATCAGATTCCCATCGTCAAATGAAACGTTTCCTTACACCGTTCTGCCGTACTTGCCGCATGCAGTTCCGATCACCGATGCTCTTTGAAACGCACATGTGCTCGTTGGAGCATATTAAGGTGCGTATCTATCATAGcgttaaattgttttcaattcGTTGATATTTTCGTTGAATTGATTTTGATTCGTTACCTTTCACTTTTTGTAGAGGAAAAgtatattaaaagaaagaatgaatgCTGGCAATGGTGAAGCAGAAGCAGATTCAAGCGGACCTGAAGAAGATGATAAGGAAGTTAATCTCGAGAACTTTATGACTTTGGATTCCGTAGGCGATGTTGACGGTACATAATTAAGTGACgagtataattattttcaaataaatgtagatatttataaaaattgcatcGTGAACGTAACTTACAGCAGAAGATGAAGAGTCTccggagaaaaagaaagagaaaccaGAAAGTGAAGGTCCAAATGACACGGAAAAGAAACCTAAAAGCAAACAAATGATCAAAGTAGGAGCAGAATATATAAAACGCGTCGAAGTTCAGTTCTGTGAATTATGTAAAATGTACTTGCCACGCAGTGAAAATAGTGAAAGGGCGATAGCGCTTCACTGTTCGACTAGAAGTCATCTTAAACGGTAAGAACCTCAAGAAATTGATTCTAtatatttgtttctttttaatcttACATAGACGTAAACGttgattaaatatattatacagGTATGTACGTGATAACGATGACAAGGCATTACGAAGACAAGCTGAAAGAATACATCTACAATCATCGTCATCTACTAATACTACTACGCCTAATGCTGTAAATAGCACAGAAAATGCAAAATCTCCAACAAATTCTGAACCGCTATCTGCAAATAATACGCTACCAACAACCACGACCGATGGTACCGATGCTACTGAATCTGGCAAACCAATTGAACAAAAAGGAAATGTTGAGCctgagaaaaatataaaagataataaaaatggACAAGCGGAAGAGGACGATGATGATGATTACCCAGCCGATAGCAGTGATAAATTGTGGGACGATGTCGATAAAGATTTGGGTGATATCCTCAGAGAAACAGAAGCAGGAGGTAAATCTAGCGACGACGAAGATTCTCGTTATGATCGTTTCCGTAATTCAGATAAGAAACAACCGCATTCTGGAAAAGATAAAGATAgagataatgaaaaaaatgagatagacgagaaagaaagtataaaaaaacaagagctgaaagtaaaaattgaaaagatagATATGTAAAGTCCAAGAATTATTAGTACGTTTCAATCATATCCCGATATggttttattgtatttttcacAGTTATGTGTAAAACATTACAAGTGCGACGACCATAGAACACTTTTGTGATCAGCGTTTCAtacagaattatttttatgagGTTAGGTAGTTATTTTGACTCAAGTTAATAAGTAAGAAAAAATGTGTATAATACTTTTTCGTTCTTGATACGTTTGTTGTAAGtataagtaaaaaaaaaggaagtcatatttataaagaaatgTAATTCAAATAAGATTGATTTCATATAAAGTTATATCGAATTACATTAAACATAActtgatttaaaaatttttatttactcgatATTGGACATGTTTGAAATGTACACTtgacattataaaatttcatgatGTTCAATTCCTTTGTAATTCAAGAAAAAATCACTATTTATGCACACTCAGTGGTGTTAATACTAATGTGAATcgtaaaagaaattatttgtATAAACATATTGATTATAATTGTGTAAAAGTAGCGGTTATTTGTGcatcaaaaatttatttgatgAAAATTCGGAAAGCAACAAATATCAATTTCTAATTCATAATGTAAATGAGCGTGTCAAAGTTGATAGACTTGACACGTATAGAGatgattataataaatattatatacatcttaatgttttcttttttctctgtttgcAGTTCGGCTGAAAACAAATGAATATTTGTATCTTCATTAATATTCACAAGATGGCATAACATGCAAGTTGAATGAATTTTTGATTTAGTAAACCtgtaaaaaaacatttgtttgccaaaattaattttttttctaacaatatttaataaactatGTAAAAAAAAGTAGTGTATAGTATTTGTAACACAAGCTAGactaaaatttcattttatgttgATTTACAATCAATGAACATCTTTCTATATCCTAACCTTGGTTCctgttagaaaataattattattgttaataatataatggcaaaTATAACTTCAATAATGTCAATGGAACAATGTCATGATATTTGCCCTGAAGATATTGCTAACAGTTGTACAAATGTAACTGTTTCTAATACTGAAATTAATTCTAATGGTAGCAAAAGTTTGGAAGATTTACAATGCTTTGTATGTGATGCAAAA comes from Osmia bicornis bicornis chromosome 4, iOsmBic2.1, whole genome shotgun sequence and encodes:
- the LOC114881976 gene encoding DEK domain-containing chromatin-associated protein 4-like isoform X2, with the translated sequence MSYSYNKCSSSMSSRGRGFNSRGGSSYRGRGGGGGNEWNSGSTGGNMSSRGGYSSSRGGRFKYSTTGYDSRSKYNSGGSERYSSRGGRGEHSNSYKRPRESYSGRDDHRSSSDSTRKRMRSDSYQGGGSGSGSQRYSSSYGGSSASAAYDDNKGSSSSAVYEDKRQSERASSYHRSEDRHSASRSYAPPPPPRISEMAPPTQRYTSSRGRISHQSSNYRGRISTRGSGRGGGFHRMSSRSDVIMARKRTLHSLDYRRKLLGSRSRDYIQRVRMTTTKLRRSSGTTRLSGSKKESGSGTSMKDKDREMTKAINAEFSDDDEEDDDNKSNWDDDEKPHERDDEEEDEEEEKKKKDEKRKKEKQDRERQNTDDEEEKEDEIKEEEDDRKHEDDEDDGDDEERDDENDKTDHGRTGSEELPSRRDGRKFIKLTCPHCAHRSVTFKEYSLHLYSGRHSAAMRRIASRHKATLTRMRVLQRQDQRRVEARDAARGTLPSRTMFCPICKLNYRSLKAVHQLSDSHRQMKRFLTPFCRTCRMQFRSPMLFETHMCSLEHIKRKSILKERMNAGNGEAEADSSGPEEDDKEVNLENFMTLDSVGDVDEDEESPEKKKEKPESEGPNDTEKKPKSKQMIKVGAEYIKRVEVQFCELCKMYLPRSENSERAIALHCSTRSHLKRYVRDNDDKALRRQAERIHLQSSSSTNTTTPNAVNSTENAKSPTNSEPLSANNTLPTTTTDGTDATESGKPIEQKGNVEPEKNIKDNKNGQAEEDDDDDYPADSSDKLWDDVDKDLGDILRETEAGGKSSDDEDSRYDRFRNSDKKQPHSGKDKDRDNEKNEIDEKESIKKQELKVKIEKIDM
- the LOC114881976 gene encoding DEK domain-containing chromatin-associated protein 4-like isoform X4, whose translation is MSYSYNKCSSSMSSRGRGFNSRGGSSYRGRGGGGGNEWNSGSTGGNMSSRGGYSSSRGGRFKYSTTGYDSRSKYNSGGSERYSSRGGRGEHSNSYKRPRESYSGRDDHRSSSDSTRKRMRSDSYQGGGSGSGSQRYSSSYGGSSASAAYDDNKGSSSSAVYEDKRQSERASSYHRSEDRHSASRSYAPPPPPRISEMAPPTQRYTSSRGRISHQSSNYRGRISTRGSGRGGGFHRMSSRSDVIMARKRTLHSLDYRRKLLGSRSRDYIQRVRMTTTKLRRSSGTTRLSGSKKESGSGTSMKDKDREMTKAINAEFSDDDEEDDDNKSNWDDDEKPHERDDEEEDEEEEKKKKDEKRKKEKQDRERQNTDDEEEKEDEIKEEEDDRKHEDDEDDGDDEERDDENDKTDHGRTGSEELPSRRDGRKFIKLTCPHCAHRSVTFKEYSLHLYSGRHSAAMRRIASRHKATLTRMRVLQRQDQRRVEARDAARGTLPSRTMFCPICKLNYRSLKAVHQLSDSHRQMKRFLTPFCRTCRMQFRSPMLFETHMCSLEHIKRKSILKERMNAGNGEAEADSSGPEEDDKEVNLENFMTLDSVGDVDAEDEESPEKKKEKPESEGPNDTEKKPKSKQMIKVGAEYIKRVEVQFCELCKMYLPRSENSERAIALHCSTRSHLKRYVRDNDDKALRRQAERIHLQSSSSTNTTTPNAVNSTENAKSPTNSEPLSANNTLPTTTTDGTDATESGKPIEQKGNVEPEKNIKDNKNGQAEEDDDDDYPADSSDKLWDDVDKDLGDILRETEAGVRLKTNEYLYLH
- the LOC114881976 gene encoding DEK domain-containing chromatin-associated protein 4-like isoform X1, producing MSYSYNKCSSSMSSRGRGFNSRGGSSYRGRGGGGGNEWNSGSTGGNMSSRGGYSSSRGGRFKYSTTGYDSRSKYNSGGSERYSSRGGRGEHSNSYKRPRESYSGRDDHRSSSDSTRKRMRSDSYQGGGSGSGSQRYSSSYGGSSASAAYDDNKGSSSSAVYEDKRQSERASSYHRSEDRHSASRSYAPPPPPRISEMAPPTQRYTSSRGRISHQSSNYRGRISTRGSGRGGGFHRMSSRSDVIMARKRTLHSLDYRRKLLGSRSRDYIQRVRMTTTKLRRSSGTTRLSGSKKESGSGTSMKDKDREMTKAINAEFSDDDEEDDDNKSNWDDDEKPHERDDEEEDEEEEKKKKDEKRKKEKQDRERQNTDDEEEKEDEIKEEEDDRKHEDDEDDGDDEERDDENDKTDHGRTGSEELPSRRDGRKFIKLTCPHCAHRSVTFKEYSLHLYSGRHSAAMRRIASRHKATLTRMRVLQRQDQRRVEARDAARGTLPSRTMFCPICKLNYRSLKAVHQLSDSHRQMKRFLTPFCRTCRMQFRSPMLFETHMCSLEHIKRKSILKERMNAGNGEAEADSSGPEEDDKEVNLENFMTLDSVGDVDAEDEESPEKKKEKPESEGPNDTEKKPKSKQMIKVGAEYIKRVEVQFCELCKMYLPRSENSERAIALHCSTRSHLKRYVRDNDDKALRRQAERIHLQSSSSTNTTTPNAVNSTENAKSPTNSEPLSANNTLPTTTTDGTDATESGKPIEQKGNVEPEKNIKDNKNGQAEEDDDDDYPADSSDKLWDDVDKDLGDILRETEAGGKSSDDEDSRYDRFRNSDKKQPHSGKDKDRDNEKNEIDEKESIKKQELKVKIEKIDM
- the LOC114881976 gene encoding DEK domain-containing chromatin-associated protein 4-like isoform X3 — translated: MSYSYNKCSSSMSSRGRGFNSRGGSSYRGRGGGGGNEWNSGSTGGNMSSRGGYSSSRGGRFKYSTTGYDSRSKYNSGGSERYSSRGGRGEHSNSYKRPRESYSGRDDHRSSSDSTRKRMRSDSYQGGGSGSGSQRYSSSYGGSSASAAYDDNKGSSSSAVYEDKRQSERASSYHRSEDRHSASRSYAPPPPPRISEMAPPTQRYTSSRGRISHQSSNYRGRISTRGSGRGGGFHRMSSRSDVIMARKRTLHSLDYRRKLLGSRSRDYIQRVRMTTTKLRRSGTTRLSGSKKESGSGTSMKDKDREMTKAINAEFSDDDEEDDDNKSNWDDDEKPHERDDEEEDEEEEKKKKDEKRKKEKQDRERQNTDDEEEKEDEIKEEEDDRKHEDDEDDGDDEERDDENDKTDHGRTGSEELPSRRDGRKFIKLTCPHCAHRSVTFKEYSLHLYSGRHSAAMRRIASRHKATLTRMRVLQRQDQRRVEARDAARGTLPSRTMFCPICKLNYRSLKAVHQLSDSHRQMKRFLTPFCRTCRMQFRSPMLFETHMCSLEHIKRKSILKERMNAGNGEAEADSSGPEEDDKEVNLENFMTLDSVGDVDAEDEESPEKKKEKPESEGPNDTEKKPKSKQMIKVGAEYIKRVEVQFCELCKMYLPRSENSERAIALHCSTRSHLKRYVRDNDDKALRRQAERIHLQSSSSTNTTTPNAVNSTENAKSPTNSEPLSANNTLPTTTTDGTDATESGKPIEQKGNVEPEKNIKDNKNGQAEEDDDDDYPADSSDKLWDDVDKDLGDILRETEAGGKSSDDEDSRYDRFRNSDKKQPHSGKDKDRDNEKNEIDEKESIKKQELKVKIEKIDM